Proteins found in one Deltaproteobacteria bacterium genomic segment:
- a CDS encoding SCO family protein — translation MRTVWLAALVLALAAPLAADEARPPALRDVGVDPHLGAALPLDLAFRDESGRTVALRDYVDGSRPVLLSLVYFGCPMLCGQSLNGLAASLKALSFAPGKEFTVLVVSFDPRDTPAVASGRKAAVLARYGRLDTATGWHFLTGEQAMIDRLTRGVGFRYTADAASGQFAHVPAAIVLTPAGTISRYFYGIEPAPRDLRLGLVEASANKIGSAVDQLLLFCFHYDPATGKYGALVMGAVRAGGALTLVALGTFLALAWRREARRS, via the coding sequence ATGAGGACCGTCTGGCTCGCCGCTCTCGTGCTCGCGCTCGCGGCGCCGCTCGCGGCCGACGAGGCGCGGCCCCCCGCCTTGCGCGACGTGGGCGTCGATCCGCACCTCGGCGCCGCGCTCCCGCTCGACCTGGCCTTCCGCGACGAGAGCGGGCGGACGGTCGCGCTCCGCGACTACGTCGACGGCAGCAGGCCCGTGCTGCTCTCGCTCGTCTACTTCGGGTGCCCGATGCTGTGCGGGCAGAGCCTGAACGGGCTCGCCGCGAGCCTGAAGGCGCTCTCCTTCGCGCCGGGGAAGGAGTTCACCGTGCTGGTGGTGAGCTTCGACCCCCGGGACACGCCCGCGGTCGCGAGCGGCAGGAAGGCCGCCGTGCTGGCACGCTACGGACGGCTCGACACCGCCACGGGCTGGCACTTCTTGACCGGCGAGCAGGCGATGATCGACCGCCTCACGCGCGGGGTCGGCTTCCGTTACACCGCCGACGCGGCGAGCGGGCAGTTCGCGCACGTGCCAGCCGCCATCGTGCTCACGCCCGCGGGCACCATCTCGCGCTACTTCTACGGCATCGAGCCGGCGCCGCGCGACCTCCGCCTCGGGCTGGTCGAGGCCTCGGCCAACAAGATCGGCTCGGCGGTCGATCAGCTCCTCCTCTTCTGCTTCCACTACGACCCCGCCACCGGCAAGTACGGCGCGCTCGTCATGGGCGCGGTGCGCGCCGGCGGCGCACTCACGCTGGTCGCGCTGGGCACGTTCCTCGCCCTCGCGTGGCGCCGGGAGGCACGCCGCTCGTGA